The following coding sequences lie in one Arachis hypogaea cultivar Tifrunner chromosome 4, arahy.Tifrunner.gnm2.J5K5, whole genome shotgun sequence genomic window:
- the LOC112795924 gene encoding L-ascorbate oxidase homolog, with amino-acid sequence MGACYAHSSSFILVAAIAFFCVGSVNSENPYRFFTWKVTYGDIYPLGVKQQGILINGQFPGPTIDAVTNDNLIISVYNDLREPFLISWNGLQNRRNSWQDGVEGTNCPIPPGKNFTYVIQLKDQIGSFFYFPSLKMQKAAGGFGAIRIWSRPGIPVPFPPPAQDFIILAGDWYKRGHHKLMHSLWRGHNLPFPDGLVINGRGWNGITFTVDQGNTYRLRISNVGLTTSINMRIQGHKMKLVEVEGSHTIQNTYSSLDIHLGQTYSVLVTADQPPKDYYIVVSTRFTRRVLTTTAILHYSNSNRHLSATPPRGPTQDIASSLYQAKTIRWNLTASGPRPNPQGSYPYGLIKPTRTIILANSAHFINGKQRYAVNGVSYVAPDTPLKLADYFNIPGVFSVGTIPTTPSRGTNNAYLQTSVMGASFHDFVEIVFQNGEKSVQSWHLDGHSFFVVGFGSGRWTPQSRAHYNLRDAVYRCTTQVYPKSWTAIYVALDNVGMWNLRSENWGRQYLGQQLYVRVYTPSKSFRDELPIPKNALLCGRARGRYTRPF; translated from the exons ATGGGAGCATGCTATGCTCATTCTTCTTCCTTCATTCTTGTTGCTGCcattgcattcttttgtgttgGCAGTGTCAACTCTGAAAACCCATACAGGTTCTTCACTTGGAAGGTCACCTATGGTGACATTTATCCTCTTGGTGTTAAGCAACAG GGGATCTTGATTAATGGGCAATTTCCAGGGCCCACTATAGATGCGGTTACAAATGATAACCTGATCATCAGTGTCTATAACGACCTTAGAGAACCATTCCTCATTTCATG GAATGGATTACAGAATAGAAGGAACTCATGGCAGGATGGAGTTGAAGGCACAAACTGTCCAATCCCACCAGGGAAGAACTTCACTTATGTTATTCAGCTGAAAGACCAGATTGGAAGCTTCTTCTACTTCCCTTCTCTTAAAATGCAAAAAGCCGCCGGAGGATTCGGCGCCATCAGGATCTGGAGCCGGCCAGGGATTCCGGTTCCTTTTCCTCCTCCTGCTCAGGACTTTATCATACTTGCTGGAGATTGGTACAAGAGAGGCCATCAT AAATTGATGCATAGCCTATGGCGTGGTCATAATCTTCCTTTTCCTGATGGACTTGTTATCAATGGACGTGGTTGGAATGGAATCACATTCACTGTTGATCAAG GTAATACATATAGATTGCGGATATCAAATGTGGGGTTGACAACATCAATCAACATGAGAATCCAAGGGCACAAGATGAAACTTGTGGAGGTAGAAGGGTCTCACACCATACAGAACACTTACTCTTCCCTTGACATCCATCTTGGACAGACCTATTCTGTTCTTGTCACTGCTGATCAACCTCCAAAGGATTATTACATAGTTGTCTCCACTAGATTCACCAGAAGGGTACTCACCACCACTGCAATTCTTCACTATAGCAACTCAAATCGGCATCTATCTGCTACTCCTCCCCGAGGGCCTACCCAAGATATTGCTTCCTCTCTTTATCAAGCCAAAACTATACG TTGGAATCTGACAGCAAGTGGACCAAGACCAAACCCACAAGGATCATACCCCTACGGACTAATCAAACCAACAAGAACCATAATTCTGGCAAACTCTGCTCATTTCATAAATGGAAAACAGAGGTATGCTGTGAATGGTGTGTCATATGTTGCACCAGATACACCATTGAAGCTAGCTGACTACTTCAACATCCCTGGAGTTTTCTCTGTTGGGACCATCCCTACAACCCCTTCAAGGGGAACCAATAATGCCTACCTCCAAACCTCTGTGATGGGGGCAAGTTTCCATGACTTTGTGGAGATTGTGTTCCAAAATGGAGAGAAGTCTGTGCAGTCATGGCATCTTGATGGACATTCCTTCTTTGTTGTAGG GTTCGGTAGTGGAAGGTGGACACCTCAAAGTAGAGCACATTACAATCTGAGAGATGCTGTATATAGATGCACCACTCAG GTGTACCCCAAGTCATGGACAGCAATCTACGTGGCACTAGACAACGTGGGAATGTGGAATCTAAGGTCTGAGAATTGGGGAAGGCAATACTTGGGGCAGCAACTGTATGTGAGGGTATACACACCTTCCAAATCATTCAGAGATGAACTTCCGATCCCAAAGAATGCACTCCTTTGTGGCAGGGCAAGGGGTCGCTACACTAGGCCTTTTTAA
- the LOC112795923 gene encoding glucan endo-1,3-beta-glucosidase 1, translating to MAKPNLNNLIIHTLLQLIIAFTQFPTSPLAESSNKNEPFVGVNIGTDVSNLLAPSEIVSFLKKQKITHIRIYDANPDILGALSGSNISVTISVPNNQLLGIGSSNTTALSWIRKNVVAYYPKTLIAGISVGDEVLTTVPSSAPLLLPALESLYTALVASKLENSIKISTPHSASIIQEPFPPSQAFFNQSLSSIILPLLQFHSRTGSPLMLNLYPYYVFMQNKDLVPLEYSLFKPLKSSKEMVDPNTLLHYTNVYDAMIDAAYFSMKNFNITDVVILVTETGWPSEGDSKEPYATKENADTYNSNLIKHVFDRSGTPLHPETTSSVYIYELFNEDLRSEPVSEANWGLFYGNATPSYLLRVSGVGGFLANDSANQTYCVAMDGVDGKTLQAALDWACGPGRANCSDIQPGETCFEPNNVKNHASYAFDSYYHNQGKATESCDFKGVAMITTSDPSHGSCIFPGSKQLINNTKQVVNSTQSSNAGEKLSFMAFKSTQICASNNILYISLVAAFPFVFLFIL from the exons ATGGCAAAACCTAATCTTAACAACCTCATAATTCACACCCTCTTGCAGCTCATCATAGCCTTCACTCAATTCCCGACATCACCACTAG CTGAATCCTCAAACAAGAACGAACCCTTCGTGGGAGTGAACATAGGAACTGATGTCTCAAACCTTCTTGCACCATCAGAGATAGTTTCGTTCCTGAAGAAGCAGAAGATAACACATATTCGAATCTACGACGCCAACCCAGACATCCTCGGAGCCTTGTCGGGTTCCAACATCAGCGTCACCATCAGCGTACCAAACAACCAGCTCCTCGGAATCGGTTCCTCCAACACCACCGCTCTTTCATGGATCCGAAAAAACGTCGTCGCTTACTACCCCAAAACTCTGATCGCCGGAATCTCCGTCGGCGACGAGGTGCTCACCACCGTGCCCTCCTCCGCCCCTCTCCTCCTCCCCGCCCTCGAATCCCTCTACACCGCACTCGTTGCATCAAAACTTGAAAACTCAATCAAAATCTCAACTCCTCACTCTGCTTCCATAATTCAAGAACCTTTTCCTCCTTCTCAAGCATTCTTCAACCAGAGCCTCTCCTCAATAATCCTCCCTCTCCTTCAGTTTCACTCGAGAACCGGGTCGCCGTTAATGCTTAACCTTTACCCTTATTATGTGTTTATGCAAAACAAAGATTTGGTTCCTCTTGAATACTCACTCTTCAAGCCTTTGAAATCTTCTAAGGAAATGGTTGATCCCAATACTCTGCTTCATTATACCAACGTTTATGATGCTATGATCGATGCTGCTTATTTCTCAATGAAGAATTTCAATATCACTGATGTTGTGATCCTTGTAACCGAAACCGGTTGGCCTAGTGAGGGTGATTCAAAAGAACCGTATGCTACTAAAGAGAATGCTGATACTTATAACTCAAATTTGATAAAGCATGTTTTTGATCGGAGTGGGACACCATTACATCCGGAAACTACTTCCAGTGTGTATATATATGAGTTGTTCAATGAGGATTTGAGGTCTGAACCCGTTTCAGAAGCAAATTGGGGTTTGTTCTATGGAAATGCTACACCTTCTTACTTGCTTCGTGTGTCTGGTGTTGGGGGTTTTCTGGCAAATGATAGTGCTAATCAGACATACTGTGTTGCAATGGATGGTGTTGATGGCAAGACTCTTCAGGCGGCATTGGATTGGGCTTGTGGTCCGGGCAGGGCCAATTGTTCTGATATTCAGCCTGGGGAGACTTGTTTTGAGCCTAATAATGTCAAGAACCATGCTTCTTATGCTTTTGATAGTTATTACCACAACCAAGGGAAGGCTACTGAGTCTTGTGACTTCAAGGGTGTAGCTATGATCACTACCAGTGACCCCA GTCACGGGAGCTGTATATTTCCTGGAag CAAACAACTGATCAACAATACCAAGCAAGTGGTGAATTCTACTCAGTCAAGCAATGCTGGGGAGAAGTTGAGTTTCATGGCCTTTAAGAGCACTCAAATTTGTGCAAGTAATAACATTTTGTACATCAGCTTGGTTGCTGCTTTCCCCTTTGTGTTTCTATTCATTTTGTGA